The Arachis ipaensis cultivar K30076 chromosome B03, Araip1.1, whole genome shotgun sequence region TAGGGCTACTTCCCCGATCGCAAACCACGATTTTGCCTCTCACTAGTCTCGGATCCAGTGAATTCTCCATGCAGAGTGAATCAGATAGAACACCAGATTTCCCAGGGTACACTAATTGGTACATTTTCCCCCTCAATGGAGCTCCGGCATATAGCGATACTCCGGACAGTGTCTTTCCGTTTCCGAGAATCACCTCGGAGGGGAAATCGCGATCGATTGTGCCAGCTCCCACCGTCGTCAGCCACGGAGCAAGGTTCGTCACTGACATTCCACTAGGTCCGTCGTTACCGGCGGATGAGGACACAAAAACTCCCCTGGAAACGGCGCCGTATGAACCAATTGCAATTGGATCAAGGTAGTAAGGGGAGGCAATACCGTCACCGCCGCCGATGGAAATAGAAATCACATCAACGCCATCGTTGACGGCGGCATCGAAGGCGGCAAGGATATCAGAATCAAAGCAACCAGCATTTTTCCAGCAAACCTTGTAAACCGCCAATCGCGCTTTCGGAGCCACGCCTTTCGCAATTCCTGAAGCGTAACCGGACATGTTAGCCTGGAAAGCGTATCTACCAGCGGCGGTGGAAGCTGTGTGAGTTCCGTGGCCATCAGCGTCGCGAGGTGAACGGAATTCGATTGTTTCGTTGATTGGATTCAACGGACCAGAACTAGCACCAGCTTCGTGTCCTTTGGAGAAGTACCTTGCTCCGATGAGCTTCTTGTTGCAGCTTCTGGGCGAGAATCTCGCTCCCCTTTCACAGACACCTTTCCATCGGCTAGGGATGGGACCAAGGTTCAAGTCGGAGAAGCTCCGTCGCTCCGGCCATACACCGGTATCAAATACTCCGATGATGACGTCGGAGCCATAATCGGACTCCGACCAGAGGCCACGCTGGTTGCGGAGGCCAAGGAACTGCGGGGAGCGAGTGGTGTGGAGTTGGCGGCGGCGGTCCTCGAAAACAGCGAGAACCGAGGGGTGTTGGCTTATGGATGCAACCTGGTCGTCCGTGAGGACCGCAGAGAAGCCATGGAAAACGGTGTCGTATAGGAAAATGGAGGGATTGGATTGAGAATCAACACGGAAGATGAAGGTCTTCTTGGAAGGTTGATCTGAAGCGTAAGCAAAAAGGGTTTGTGagagtaaaattgcaagaattacGGTGAAAAGAAGTGGTGGTGGTGTGGATTTCCACACAAGTTTTGCCATTGTTTCAGTAAGTACAGAGAAGCAGTGGGGGAAGTGAGAGCGAGTGTGGACTGAGAAGAAGGCTGTGTTATAATGTCCACTCAGAGTGGGAcacccctttcttttcttttcttttttttattttttaaattcactaAAAAGTACTAAGTGAAATAAtaattgctgcttgtttctattaacttgattaattaattaatgtggCTACGTGTCAATCGTGTATCTCTGTGGATATTGGATCCTCTGCATAGGAGCTTCATTTGTCGTCACTCAAGTCTAATGAGTCAGCTAAATTATCCGTTGAACATTGTTTTCTGACGaaaaaaggaaataaattggGCAACGTAATAGTACAAAACTTACTCTTACCGTATTCGTACTACCTTTATAAATTTCgtttcttttaattaaataaaaataaaaaataaattttatttaattttaatgaaAAGACTTAAATATCCTTCATTTATTTAattagacaaaaataccctttgaATACCCCTATAACAGCTTCTCCCCTAAACCCTAGCTTCTCCACCACCGCCGCAAGGACTGCCGCCGTCCGTCGCTCTCAGGCACTACCATCGTCGTCTGGTCGTCCGTGCTTCTTCCTCCTTCAAGAATTGCAGCTTCTTCTTCCTCGACCTCGGCGCGTCAGTTCCTGGTATTCATTCCCCTCTTTTCTAGAgtcaatagatcaaaatattACCAGGAAAGAAAAAAAGCCATACAGATTTTGTGCATCATATCAAAGTGGACCTGAATTTATTTACTTAAGAGTTTGCATTTACTTATggctctaaaacaaaataaaaaagagtgAAGCCCCCTGGTTCTAGATTAACGTTTCTGTTGCATTCCAATTGCTACAATTGAAGAAAAACCACTGACATGCAACACACTAAGGCCAAAAGAGTATAAAAGAACTAAATTTCAATCTCCAAAAGAGTATAAATTCATACATAGTCAAATGGAGACATTAAATAATCCGGCAAACAAATACTAACACAAACGTAAACAAAATATAATGTCGTATACTCGTATGTCACTAGACGGCTCATATGCCCACAAGaccaagaaaataataaaaacaaaaataataataaaccaCAGCAATATCACAACAATATCACAATACAATCCAATTACAAAATCACAGTAAACCACAGCAACTCACTCCAACCCAGTGATCTCAAGTCTCCAACAGTCAaaattattcaacaattattcaattcaGTAACAAGTCCACAGAttaactaacaacaattattcaGCAATTATTCAACCAGTAACAACAGCAAGGTTCACAGATTAACTAACAAGTAACAAGaattattcaacaattatagtttaaaaaaattaatacctaGAActaaatgccagaacagagcagaGCAGATCAGTAGCAAGAAAGGAACAGGGCACGACGGAAGGGCTGACGCGATGGAACAGAACTGGCACCGTCGAGACAGTGGCTGCGCGACGGAGGCAGAAGGCGAGGCCGGCGACGGTGGCTGGACGTTGAGGAACGGCGACGAGAGATGGCTGCTTCGGTGCTTCCTCCAAGCTGCGTTCGAGTTCTGTTCTGTCATCTCTGCGTTCTTCAGTGTGTTCGTTCAGAGAACAGAAAAAGCAATAATCGGTTTTTAAttttcggttttttcggttcAGTTGATCGATTTAGTTTGGTCCGAGTCGGTTTTGAACACTACTACTGGTTAGGGTTCCTCTAACCAACGGCACCGTTTTGAGCAAATTTTAGAAAACCGGTCGGGTCtcggttcggttcgaccgactGATTCTCGACCGGTTCGACAGTCCAACAACGGTTTCTGAATCTTTCGGTTTTGATATATGACCGACTCGTTTTTGTACCGGTTCACGGTTCGACCGACCAGTTCGAACAGGTTTTCAAAATCTTGGTCCGAACCGCTTTTCCCCTCGATTCACGAATAGACCGGTTTGACCAGTCAATTCGAACCGTTTTCAGAACTTTGCGTTTTTCCCTTATTCCAAAAATTCGGCCAGGTGACGGTTCGGTTTGACCGACCAGTTCTTGGCCGGTTCAACGGTTCAATTGTGGTTTTTGAAATTGGGGGTTTTTGGAGGAGAGGGATGGATTGTTAGTGTGGACGATTTGGAAGATAATCCTAACAAGTCGGAATAGGTACCAGTTAAGTTATGGGATTTATGTTATTTCATTCGTTATACGAAAGAGTAGGTCGAGAaactatataatatataatataagtatATATTAGTATATAAGTATAACTAAATATAAGTCCTAAAGGTTTACACCATAATAGTGCTAGTTGATGAGAGTTACTTCGGAAACAAAGaagaatcaaatcaaattaatttaCTTGGGTTTGGTTTATTTATTCTAACAATTCCAATAAAACAGAACTGGATCTAATATGAGTTGTCGATCAGAAACCTATAcatttgtccgagttgtttttTGTAGCGGTTCATGGTTCAACCGGCCGGTCCGAACCGATTTTTTGTATCACATATGTTTATTTGGACAAAGTTGACTGCTTAAAAAGAGTAAGCTCCCAATCATTTTAAATTCATATTAGCAAATATTggcataaaataattttaatacctAAAATGACTTTCTCTTGATTAGGTCTTTATCCCTATATCTGAAATTACTGACGAAGGCCATGAACACTGGTACCTCGTAGTGATTGATCGTGTTAAAAGATAAATCATTTTTCTAGACCCATTACCCATTGAAAAATAGTTCAAGCGAAAGAGGACAACCTTGAAATTAGTAActatattttcctttttttgttaattatctaCATATATGACTAAAAAAGTAAACTCTAACATAGACATAAACAGGCCATTTATTTGGACGAGGTATTGGAAGATCGTTCATTCTATGACTTTGAGACCACTCCAACTCTGATTTCTTCACAATTTGAATTTGAAGAGCCAGAAGGCCTTCCGACCCTCGAAGCTGGATCGTAAGATCGTATAATTAGTAGTTATTGATATGAAATTTATGCAATTATATAATACTCTAATATAGCTTCCTCCATATGTAGGAGTGACGTGGGTGTGTGGGTTGCAAGTTGGATGATAGCTTGTTTTGAAGATGATCATTTTAACATAAAGGTAATGTTATGCACTAATCTTTTCCTTCgttctttcttttatatttagGTAGTTAAGCCTAATGTGtaattattcaaattttattaGGTGGATGATGGGGTTCGCATGAAGATTGCAGTCTCACTCGTGTTAAAGAATTATAATGTGATCAGAGATAGGGTCAAAGAAAATGCCATTGAAAATCTTAATAAGCTGTATGATAATCACCATCGTGATGATTAGATTTACAACATaggatatttattattatttttgtttttattattttcttgtgGGCATATGAGCCGTCTAGTGACATACGACATTATATTTTGTTTACGTTTGTGTTGGTATTTGTTTGCCGAATTATTTAATGTATCCATTTGACTAGAGATAtaagtattattatttttaagggtGGATTTTCTTGACCATCATTATTACTTCTATGTTTTATGATTTTTCCACTAGTGGTGCTTATTATTATGCCATTTTGACATTATGATTGATTTGATCATAATTAGATAGATTCAGAATCAATACATATTAACCCTGCTTGAGCATTTCCTTTGGATGGTAAATGACTAGTTTTGTTTATCAGTTTATAAGAGTTTGATGAAGTTATTCTGGTTTAAATTCTACTGATGTAATTCAACTTGTGAAATGCCTTTTATTCTGTGGAGTAGGTCCTAAGTTTCCAACATGGCTTAGGAGGCAAAGTTCTCTCAGGGTCTTGACTAgaggtgttcaaaaccgatctgAACCGAACTAAACCGCCAAACCGAactgaaaaaaccaaaaaattgaaAACCAAAAAAACTCATTTTGCTGTTTTTTgtgcggttcggttcggtttttttTACTCTCAAAACCCTAACCGAACCGGTTcgaaaaaaaccctaaaaatgccTAACCCTTAGCAAAATCTTCCCTTTTTTTCAATTGCAAGAAGTAGGTCTATTGCATCATCTTTTCCCAAGTCACCATAGAATTTAGCAAGGTCTCTACAATTTGTCTCCCATTTTTTTTGATTGTTgtatttgaatttcttttgtcGATAAATTTCAATAGATCAAGACTTTGTTAGCAattgtgtatttgtgtttgttgatttcaatgttatgactttatgaaatagtatggtagttttttttttgaattgactgaaaaaaccgaacaaaccgaaccaaatcaaaccgattttaattggtttggtttggttcggatggttTCGataaaaaaaccgaaccaaaccgaaccgcagtTTGATAAAACGATTGGATCGGATGGCTTTTCtctcaaaaaccgaaccaaaccgcaccgcgaacacccctagtcTTGACAATGTCCAAATTAGGTATCTCAGACAAGGCTCCAATTTGGTTTTGGAATATGGCTATAACTCCTGCACTACAACCCATACCACCCAAATTGAAGCTTCTAATGTTACCCCTACGCTTGTACTTGTTCACAATCATTGCAGAAAGTGAAGGAGTTGGGTTAAACAAACTGCAATTCACAACAAGAACACCAATATCCTTAGGCTTAATCTTTGTATTAGCAGAGAGATTATCCAAAGCACCAAACATAACATTCTCAGCTTCTTCTCTTGCAACAGCCATGGAAGGAGTTGGAGGGATATGATGCATGGCTTCGGGTACATACTGACCGTCGAAGTCTAAGGTTTCTTTCTTGGTTGAGCTTCTGCTCTCTGAACTCGAAGGAAGGAAACTGGAATGGAGATGGATTTTTCTACTGAGCAGTCTGAGAAGAGGGGGGCAGAATCGTGACGGAGACAGAGGCCAGGCGACGAACACAACTCAGAAGACGGTGGTGGGTTGGAAGAATCTGCGACGACCAGACAAAGACGATGGTGACTGAGCGCCCGACGGACGGCGGCAAGAGCGCGATGGAGCAGATGAATACCAGGAACTGACGCGCCGAGGTCGAGGAAGAAGAAGCTGCGATTCTTGAAGGAGGAAGAAACACGGACGATCAGACGACGATGGTAGTGCCTGAGAGCGATGGACGGCGGCAGTCCTTGGGGCGGTGGTGGAGAAGCTAGGGTTTAGGGGAGAAGCTGTTAAGATAGGGGTATtcaaagggtatttttgtctaatcaaataaaagaaagatgtttaagtcttttaattaaaattaaataaaatttattttttatttttatttaattaaaagggtgttttagtaaaagtggtgatatattatatatttaaaaaagaaaaaattaaatgctgCGTGGAAAATAAATTCCACTTGTTTAATTGTTATTTGTCCACattttaaacgtatcggtacgtattaatttatcatcgtaccgtagcAAACACCAATTAAAAAGTATTACGTTAGTAGTTTATtttaatgtaaattgaattcaTTTATATCGATGTAAGCATGCATAATAAATTCAATTTAGGATTGATGGTAGTAAATCGATCTTATTAGATTCGATTTATCTAGTATGATGAGTGTACTAAAAGTCTAAATCACTAAAATAAATCGAATAAAGTGGGTTTGATTTATGCAAGAAAAGATTATAGAAAAAATCGACCCTAAAAAATTCAAATTACCATTTACAAACAACCATatttgataaagaaataaaatataaacaaaaatttcaaactgaataaaaaaaaatacattaaaattgaaatagaaataaaaaggataggatgaaattgagtacaaagaaaatcactttattttctacccaatttcttgacgcaacaagaaagggactcctcaacccaATTTGTCAACGCCATAATTTAAGAATGGGGAGTGCTAggggaacaatgaaaattttgaacaacatgaacaaccaccaatcaaataaaaatacactacaccctaatttaatgctactaattacaTTTATTCTTTTAACTCTATTAATTCATattgtttacacattgttcaaaaaacTTGTTGGTTATCTATCTTTTCCTTTAAGAATTGAATCGAAGGGATTTCTCAACTTTCTACCCAATTCCTTGATGCAAtaagagagggactcctcaacctcaattgtccataCCATGGTTTCACCACGAAACCAAAAAAGGAGTTTTTAAACCTCTAACACATTTTGTGTTTCGACtatcctaatttttttttgtgacttcgaCTACCCTAGATTATGAGGTATTTaaaacctcttattaggttaaaatataGAAAATCCTGAGCCCAcaaacataaggcccaatctagtaattaaataaataaaatcaaaatgcATCGAATTAAGacattctaaaaatgtaaactaatatcttctatataacacttgaactcttcatatcacaaacatttgaagcacgtatcattcTACTTCTTTTCAAAAAAGATTCGCCCTCGAATCTTGTAGGTGAAAAAATAGTATATGAAAAGAACAATAATTACAATGAagatcatttcttttttttttctcgtttttattttattttttaaacaataaaatcaacaataatgaaaCGCAAGCAGAAACAAGAATACAAAAACTTAAAGAAAGACGCGACAGACATTAGAttctttttttatgataaaagaagaacaaatatagattaataagaattaatctaatacTTGAGCTTACCAAATGGTAAAGGAATAAATGGATAAATAAGACAATAAGGATTCAAACGGAATAAAAAAagatgcattaaaattaaaatagaaacaaaaatgatagattgaaattgagtacaaagagaatcagtctactttctacccaatttcttgacgcaacaagaaagggactcttcaacctaacttgtcaatgccataatttgaaaattgaatcgaagggactaCTCAACCTTCTACCAAATTCTCCGATGCAACAAGAGatggactcctcaacctcaattgtccacgccatggtttcatcacgaaacaaaaaaaagggttttcaaacctctaaatcattctttactacgactacaatagctgaggtatttataacctcttattaggttaaaacaaagaaaaccctaaagcccataaacataTGGCTCAATCTagcaattaaataaacaaaatcaaaatatatcaaattaaattaaaacgttctaaaaatgtaaattaatatcttctaaataacacttgaactcttTATAttacgaacatttgaagcacgtatcaatATTAAATCGAATTAATTAGATTTAGACTATCGTCCAACCTATATAAATACCAACAACATGTTGAATCCTCATTAGAGTGACACTCAACATAGTTACGGAAGATAGCTTTCTAGTTCTTGTGCACTACAAAGGCACGATTAAGATTAAAACACAATCGAGAATTAAGTATGCTGATAAAAATTCGTTGAGTGTCTTTCTCAGACATTCTATGAGCCTGGTTGATTTTCATAATACCATACTACAAAAATTGGGTCTGCATGGAATAAAACGAATCGACAAGTTATATTATCGAATTCCGATTTCTGTTGTTCGGGATGGGGTGAAGTACGACTCGTTTGTGATAGGTAGTGATGAGAATGTGCAAGTTTTATTTTACTGTCATCGCCAGTTTTCGGAGGTGAGAATCCCTGAACTATTGGCAAAGCTTGTGGATGTGGTCTCTAGTTCAGGAGGATCGAACCGGAATCATCAATCAGTACCTTTGGCAGCAGCCTCCAGTTCAACCCCTGTTGTTGCATCTTTATCTGTACCTATAATTGCATCTATGAGAGATATGGTGGCATCTCCATCTTTTGCAGCTGATCTACACCGCGACGAGATTGCAAAATAAGGTGCTAACATGAATACCCCTGTTATGATTCCGATTTTTTGGGCGGTTGGAGAATCGGATGCGATGGAAGATGTCCTAAGGGATGACGATGATGTAGAGCCTACCACGATTGCTGATGATAGCGATGATGATATAGAGAGGAGTATTCCTGTCGGGCCTGGTTGAGCATCGAGCTCGGAAACTCAGCAGTACCCGCTGTAATTTTCGTCTCTAGACTTGGATGCGATGAGACCAGAGAGGTTACCAGATGTACAGTATAGTTTTGACGCGAGAGATTTACAGGATACCGCAGGTCTAGCTGAGTTCCAAGTCGATCAACAATTCCATAATAAAGAGAAAATCGTCCTATGTGTGAAGACTTATAGCATCTGTCGTAGAGTTGAGTATAAAGTGATGGAATCGGACCATGATAAGTAGTACGGCAAGTGCAAGGAGTTCGAAAATAGTTGCAGATGGTTGATTCGGATTACGCTACGGTGGCGGAAGGGCATATGAGAGGTCAGACGGTATAACGGACCTCATACATGTTTGGCCACCTCGATCTCTAGTGATCACAAGAAACTTGACTATCATGTGATATCTGCTTATATCCTTCCTATGATCAGAGTTGATGCGTCCGTGTCAATCAAGATTCTCCAGATTGCGACGGAGGCACATTTTGGGTTCAGACCTATATATAAGAGGGTGTGGTTGGCTAAGTAAAAGGTCTTTAACCTAAAGCATAGGAATTATATTAAatctaaaaaattaaactaatttacaTCATTTCCTTATTTCTACTGCCTATTTAACCTAACATTAGAAACCTACCTATACTTTTGAAAAATTACTAATCTAGTTAATCACACTCTAACTAAGCATTGTTAACCAGTAAACAATTAATCTAATTACCATTTGTAGTTTAATCACAAAAGCGCATATAACAAAATTCTAAGCCACTTAACATCACAAACtattattgatattcaatttcGAAAACTAACCTCTTCGTCAATCAAACCAGCAATGTGGGTGACGCCGTCTAACCGATAGATACGATTGGAATCGTCTTCCATTTTCACAGTTTCaatcatagtttttttttttcaaatgttcTCTGGATCTGATTTTTTGGTGGTTGGAATGTAAGTCGAAACAACTGGATTCAAATTCCTTATAATGGCATAGAAGCATTAAATCGATGTTAGTGGATTCGATTTACCACTAGCTTTCATTCAAGgtaaatcaaactaactccatTCGATTTACTAGCGATGAATTCGAATTATTAGGGCAGAAAACCATAATTATAATTCGAAGCTAATGATTTCGATTTACAATGGATGGAGTTTTAAATGGTAGTAAATCGAATCATATTTATTCAATTTATAGAAATTTCTATTAGTTCGAATTTGATTAATTCGATTTACCATTACAATCTCTAaatcaattttaataaatttaatttaaataaaagtgtGTATCAGAATATGCCCATAACATTTTTCACTTTAAGAAATTCATGTAATTTTATTCACCAATTAATTTGTTTAAGTGATTTgcctttaaaattatataattattttaaaaataatcaataaatattaaataagataaatttaaacaaatattttattgtctatcaaatattattaataaaataaaaaatgaatgaaaaatatCAGTATAAGTACAGTGATGCTGCAATACAAAACAAGACTTAACACTTCGAATGCCGGCATGAATACGACGTTGGCTGAGGCTTACCAGTGTCCACAATCCCATTCTCATTAGGTTTGGATCAACCCCGGCCCTTTAAATGTCAGCACTGTAATTCTTCCATATCTAGATAAGATCGTCGtgataacaaaaagaaaaactaagaCAACGATATTGTGTACAGTTATATGGGCCAGAATTTGGATGGAAATTAATGCCATGTATTGGTCCTTAAGATCTCAAGATTTGTGCTAATTATACTATACTAGCTATTAGATCAATTCCATGCTTTATTAGATCGCATAGCATCAAGATGATGTTGCATGTTCCTCTCTTTAgtctttatttactttttcttctgTGGAAAAAGAAACACATTAACAACAGAATGATGTTTACCCACATTTAATAATGATGTTTATTATGGCTAGGAAAAAAAACCCAAAATCATGTCAGAAAATTATGTGGAACATAATGAACCGTGTGGGAGCCAAATACAACCAATAACTCTGGCCCATCACATACATCCTATTCTATCCCAATATTGTCATACTTTATCCATCTTTCAATTCTTTAGGATAATGAATAATTAATGACAAGAAGATTAATATTGCTTCTAAACCACTTACTTAGATCTCATCAACAAGATTAATGAGTTGCTCTAAGATTTTaacaatttctttttcattcagGCTCAGGTGGCTATGTACGTAGagttccattctacatgcaaggAGATTATACGTGTCATCATGGATGCGGCATGAGTTATCTTCTGCCCATTGAAGATAGTTCATGCACTTTTCTCCACATGCATGCCAATTTGGAGCCTTAACTACGATAACATTTTACCCATTCATATGAGAATAAGGTTCGTCATCAATTTTAAATTCTCTAATCCAATGAGTAGCGAATTACTCTTCATACATTATCCACTTCGAAATTTAATTTGTTTCATCCAGTCATTAGTGAAATCTTataattattatgattattaaATTCTATTTCACAAAATTGAATCTATCATTTTATTAAATACCAACAAATCAAGTACGAGTGTGCAGGATTtttaattttaaccaaaaacttGGGAAGAGATTAATACGAACGAAGACAGTTTCCTCTTTCCGATACCACATGCAATGTGGGGGTGAAAACAGAGGATCAGAAAGGTTGGAACTTCTGCACGCAACAAAGCCAAaagaattaaaatttcaaaacaaaaatctgaccctttttatttttaaatagatttaattttgtcccatttttATCATATAATAAATTGGCAAAGTCTATGGTAATTAACAC contains the following coding sequences:
- the LOC107628768 gene encoding subtilisin-like protease SBT1.6, which produces MAKLVWKSTPPPLLFTVILAILLSQTLFAYASDQPSKKTFIFRVDSQSNPSIFLYDTVFHGFSAVLTDDQVASISQHPSVLAVFEDRRRQLHTTRSPQFLGLRNQRGLWSESDYGSDVIIGVFDTGVWPERRSFSDLNLGPIPSRWKGVCERGARFSPRSCNKKLIGARYFSKGHEAGASSGPLNPINETIEFRSPRDADGHGTHTASTAAGRYAFQANMSGYASGIAKGVAPKARLAVYKVCWKNAGCFDSDILAAFDAAVNDGVDVISISIGGGDGIASPYYLDPIAIGSYGAVSRGVFVSSSAGNDGPSGMSVTNLAPWLTTVGAGTIDRDFPSEVILGNGKTLSGVSLYAGAPLRGKMYQLVYPGKSGVLSDSLCMENSLDPRLVRGKIVVCDRGSSPRVAKGLVVKKAGGVGMILANGISNGEGLVGDAHLIPTCAVGADEGDMIKSYISSTANPTATLEFKGTILGIKPAPVLASFSARGPNGLNPEILKPDLIAPGVNILAAWTDAVGPTGLDSDSRRTEFNILSGTSMAAPHVSGAAALLKSAHPDWSPAAIRSAMMTTATILDNRNQPMIDEATGNASTPYDFGAGHLNLGLAMDPGLVYDITNNDYVDFLCAIGYGPKVIQVITRSPANCPARKPLPENLNYPSLVAMFPASSRGSSTKMFIRTVTNVGPANSVYTVRVQAPATGVTVSVRPSRLVFTESVKKRSYVVTVTGDTRNLKMGPSGALFGSLSWTDGKHVVRSPIVLTQIEPL